A DNA window from Allokutzneria albata contains the following coding sequences:
- a CDS encoding Fpg/Nei family DNA glycosylase — MPELPEVEALAHHLREHATGRTVSRVDVASLTVLKTVSPSWTALHERTVTGAGRHGKFLDLDCDGLHLVTHLSRAGWLRWADTLAAPPPRPGKGPLALRVHLGPPGEGPGFDLTEAGTQKRLAVYIVEDPATEVPGIARLGPDALAITRDEFADLLKNRSERLKTLLVEQSTLAGVGNAYSDEILHTARLSPYATSGKLKDDAIDELYAAMRQVLTDAVERSVGQSAARLKGEKRSGLRVHGRAGMPCPVCSDTVREVSFATKAFQYCPTCQTGGKPLSDRRMDRLLK, encoded by the coding sequence GTGCCTGAACTTCCCGAGGTCGAGGCACTCGCGCACCACCTGCGCGAGCACGCCACCGGACGCACCGTGAGCAGGGTCGACGTCGCTTCGTTGACCGTGCTCAAGACCGTCAGCCCGTCGTGGACCGCGCTGCACGAGCGCACCGTCACGGGTGCCGGGCGCCACGGCAAGTTCCTCGACCTGGACTGCGACGGGCTGCACCTGGTCACCCACCTCTCCAGGGCGGGCTGGCTGCGCTGGGCGGACACCCTGGCCGCGCCGCCGCCCCGCCCCGGCAAGGGACCACTCGCGCTGCGCGTGCACCTCGGCCCGCCCGGCGAGGGCCCCGGGTTCGACCTCACCGAGGCCGGGACGCAGAAGCGGCTGGCGGTCTACATCGTCGAGGACCCGGCGACCGAGGTGCCCGGTATCGCCCGGCTCGGGCCGGACGCGCTCGCGATCACCAGGGACGAGTTCGCCGACCTGCTGAAGAACCGGTCCGAGCGGCTGAAGACCCTGCTCGTCGAGCAGTCCACGCTGGCAGGCGTCGGCAACGCGTACTCCGACGAGATCCTGCACACCGCGCGCCTTTCGCCCTACGCCACGAGCGGCAAGCTCAAGGACGACGCGATCGACGAGCTGTACGCGGCGATGCGGCAGGTGCTCACCGACGCCGTCGAGCGGTCGGTCGGGCAGTCGGCGGCGCGGCTCAAGGGCGAGAAGCGCTCGGGGCTGCGGGTGCACGGGCGGGCGGGGATGCCGTGCCCGGTGTGCTCCGACACCGTCCGCGAGGTCTCCTTCGCCACCAAGGCGTTCCAGTACTGCCCGACCTGCCAGACCGGCGGCAAGCCGCTGTCGGACCGGCGGATGGACCGGCTGCTGAAGTAG
- a CDS encoding LutC/YkgG family protein, with the protein MASSSARTEVLRRIRNALRDNPQPAPVPRNYDVSRDLGDLVEVFAERVADYRAIVHRVRAERLTVWIDGLLEARGARRMIAPTDLPEDWLSPDVEWQRDSPPLSIEAMDSSDGVLTACAVGIAETGTIVLDAGVGQGRRALTLLPDYHLCVVRAEQVVGTVPEALARLDPVRPLTFISGPSATSDIELDRVEGVHGPRTLEVIIVSD; encoded by the coding sequence GTGGCTAGTTCAAGTGCCCGCACAGAGGTGTTGCGCCGCATCAGGAACGCCCTGCGCGACAACCCGCAGCCCGCGCCGGTCCCGCGGAACTACGACGTTTCCAGGGATCTCGGCGATCTGGTCGAGGTCTTCGCCGAGCGCGTCGCCGACTACCGCGCGATCGTGCACCGCGTCCGCGCGGAGCGGCTGACGGTGTGGATCGACGGCCTGCTCGAAGCCCGTGGCGCACGGCGGATGATCGCGCCGACCGATCTGCCGGAGGACTGGCTCAGCCCCGACGTGGAGTGGCAGCGGGACTCGCCGCCGCTGTCGATCGAGGCGATGGACTCCAGCGACGGGGTGCTGACCGCCTGCGCGGTGGGCATCGCGGAGACGGGCACGATCGTGCTCGACGCCGGGGTCGGCCAGGGCAGGCGCGCGCTGACCCTGCTGCCGGACTACCACCTGTGCGTGGTGCGGGCGGAGCAGGTGGTGGGCACGGTGCCGGAGGCACTGGCGCGGCTGGACCCGGTGCGCCCGTTGACCTTCATCAGCGGCCCGTCCGCGACCAGCGACATCGAGCTGGACCGGGTCGAGGGCGTGCACGGCCCGCGCACCCTCGAAGTGATCATCGTCAGCGACTGA
- a CDS encoding LutB/LldF family L-lactate oxidation iron-sulfur protein, translating to MARNPVTWLGTPAFPVAAKKALADTQLRRNLRKATTTIRGKRGLAVGELPDWEDLRRAGEAVKNEVLSNLDSYLERLERSVTARGGVVHWARDAAEANEIVLRLTKAAGADEVVKIKSMATAEIGLNEALEAGGVTAIETDLAELIVQLGRDRPSHILVPAIHRNRSEIKEIFRREMPDAPATLSDEPRELAEAARAHLRRKFLTAKVAVSGANFAVADTGSVVVVESEGNGRMCLTLPQTLITVMGIEKLVPSWRDLEVFLQLLPRSSTAERMNPYTSVWTGVTPGDGPQEFHLVLLDNGRTATLADEVGRAALRCIRCSACLNVCPVYERTGGGAYGSVYPGPIGAILTPQLMGNLQDKQTASLPFASSLCGACFDACPVRIDIPKILVHLRGKVVSGKGKRGPEAVAMSALAWVMRDPKRFAAAQRAGSLGRFVAKGGRIGRLPWPGSKWTDSRDLPVPPAESFRAWWRRTRG from the coding sequence GTGGCGCGCAACCCGGTGACCTGGCTCGGCACCCCGGCTTTCCCCGTGGCGGCCAAGAAAGCACTCGCGGACACGCAGCTGCGCCGCAACCTCCGCAAGGCCACGACGACGATCCGGGGCAAGCGCGGCCTCGCGGTGGGCGAACTGCCCGACTGGGAGGACCTGCGCCGCGCGGGCGAGGCGGTCAAGAACGAGGTTCTGTCCAATTTGGACAGTTATCTGGAGCGCCTGGAACGCTCGGTGACCGCGCGCGGCGGGGTCGTGCACTGGGCGCGGGACGCCGCCGAGGCCAACGAGATCGTGCTGCGGCTGACGAAGGCCGCGGGCGCCGACGAGGTCGTGAAGATCAAGTCCATGGCCACGGCGGAGATCGGCCTCAACGAGGCGCTGGAGGCCGGCGGGGTCACGGCGATCGAGACCGACCTCGCCGAGCTGATCGTCCAGCTCGGCAGGGACCGGCCGTCGCACATCCTGGTTCCGGCGATCCACCGGAACCGCTCGGAGATCAAGGAGATCTTCCGCAGGGAGATGCCCGACGCCCCGGCGACGCTGTCCGACGAGCCCCGCGAACTGGCCGAGGCCGCCCGCGCGCACCTGCGGCGCAAGTTCCTCACCGCCAAGGTCGCGGTGTCCGGGGCGAACTTCGCGGTCGCCGACACCGGATCGGTCGTCGTGGTGGAGTCCGAGGGCAACGGCCGCATGTGCCTGACGCTGCCGCAGACGCTGATCACCGTGATGGGCATCGAGAAGCTCGTGCCGTCGTGGCGCGATCTGGAGGTCTTCCTCCAGCTGCTCCCCCGCTCCTCGACGGCGGAGCGGATGAACCCGTACACCTCGGTGTGGACCGGGGTCACGCCCGGCGACGGCCCGCAGGAGTTCCACCTGGTGCTGCTGGACAACGGCCGGACGGCCACGCTGGCGGACGAGGTCGGGCGCGCGGCGCTGCGCTGCATCCGGTGCTCCGCGTGCCTCAACGTCTGCCCGGTCTACGAGCGCACGGGCGGTGGCGCCTACGGCTCGGTCTACCCGGGGCCGATCGGCGCGATCCTCACGCCGCAGCTCATGGGCAACCTGCAGGACAAGCAAACCGCCTCGCTGCCGTTCGCGTCGTCCCTGTGCGGAGCGTGCTTCGACGCCTGCCCGGTGCGGATCGACATCCCGAAGATCCTGGTGCACCTCCGCGGGAAAGTGGTGTCCGGGAAGGGAAAACGCGGCCCGGAGGCGGTCGCGATGTCGGCGCTGGCGTGGGTGATGCGCGATCCGAAGCGGTTCGCCGCCGCCCAGCGCGCGGGCTCGCTCGGCCGGTTCGTCGCGAAGGGCGGTCGCATCGGCAGGCTGCCGTGGCCCGGCTCGAAGTGGACGGACTCGCGCGATCTTCCCGTCCCGCCGGCAGAATCCTTTCGCGCGTGGTGGAGGCGAACCCGTGGCTAG
- a CDS encoding (Fe-S)-binding protein: MRTLDGTAVRVALFATCLADTLFPETAKATVLLLERLGCVVEFPEAQTCCGQMHFNTGYRDQARPLADNFTRIFAGYDAIVVPSGSCTGMVREVYPELTGSADSPAIARTYELSEFLVDVLGVTDVGAYFPHRVTYHPTCHSLRMLGVGEKPLRLLQNVRGLDLVELPDADSCCGFGGTFAMKNAETSTAMLGDKMSCVLTTRAEVVTAGDSSCLMHIGGGLSRLRTGVRPVHLAEILASTEEDPWRATR; the protein is encoded by the coding sequence GTGCGAACACTCGATGGAACAGCCGTTCGAGTCGCGCTCTTCGCGACCTGCCTCGCCGACACGCTTTTCCCGGAGACCGCCAAGGCCACCGTTCTCCTGCTGGAGCGGCTGGGCTGCGTCGTCGAGTTCCCGGAGGCCCAGACCTGTTGCGGCCAGATGCACTTCAACACCGGCTACCGCGACCAGGCGCGGCCGCTTGCGGACAACTTCACCCGGATCTTCGCGGGCTACGACGCGATCGTCGTACCCTCCGGTTCATGTACGGGAATGGTTCGCGAGGTCTATCCCGAGCTGACGGGATCGGCGGACTCCCCGGCGATCGCCCGCACCTACGAGCTGTCGGAGTTCCTGGTCGACGTGCTCGGGGTGACCGATGTCGGCGCGTATTTCCCGCACCGCGTGACCTACCACCCGACGTGCCACTCGTTGCGCATGCTCGGGGTCGGTGAGAAACCGTTGCGCCTGCTGCAGAACGTGCGCGGACTGGATCTGGTCGAACTTCCCGACGCCGATTCCTGCTGCGGTTTCGGCGGCACCTTCGCGATGAAGAACGCCGAAACCTCCACGGCGATGCTCGGCGACAAGATGAGCTGCGTGCTGACCACGCGCGCGGAAGTCGTGACGGCGGGCGACAGTTCCTGTCTGATGCACATCGGCGGCGGGTTGTCGCGGCTGCGCACCGGCGTGCGACCGGTGCACCTCGCCGAGATCCTGGCCAGCACGGAGGAGGACCCGTGGCGCGCAACCCGGTGA
- a CDS encoding sensor histidine kinase, protein MSELLTDRAIMGSIAGIAVLALFVMLCRARRVSTSVEDATLTALHRVTQAAPALREGLSVRSADQATPHLRELLACVAVALVDPDGEPLSWAGEANYHFEDLRDIVAIAVNDRKPALANHGTMDCEINKCPMRHAVAYPLEVDGSIVGAMVVVAGIGGKRLLRAAEEGARYVVTQLELSELQESRERLAIAEVRALRAQISPHFIYNALTTISSLVRTDPSQARDLLQEFAEFTRYSFRNAGPYVTLADELRNIDRYLTLERARYGNDRLNVKLQIAPEVLPVVVPFLTLQPLVENAVRHGLASKPGGGTVTVAAIDDGAEAVISVEDDGVGMDPQRLREATDNAHMTGAHVGLGNVDDRLRRAFGNDYGLVVETNLNAGTKVVLRVPKFAVGVHAPPPAPVG, encoded by the coding sequence GTGAGTGAGCTGCTCACCGACAGAGCAATCATGGGGAGTATCGCGGGCATAGCAGTGCTCGCGCTCTTCGTCATGCTCTGCCGCGCCCGCCGCGTCAGCACCTCCGTCGAGGACGCGACGCTGACCGCGCTGCACCGCGTCACCCAGGCCGCGCCGGCGCTCCGCGAAGGGCTCTCGGTGCGCTCGGCCGACCAGGCCACCCCGCACCTGCGCGAACTGCTGGCGTGCGTCGCGGTCGCGCTGGTCGACCCCGACGGCGAACCGCTGTCCTGGGCGGGCGAGGCGAACTACCACTTCGAGGACCTGCGCGACATCGTCGCCATCGCGGTCAACGACCGGAAGCCGGCGCTGGCCAACCACGGCACGATGGACTGCGAGATCAACAAGTGCCCGATGCGGCACGCGGTCGCCTACCCGCTGGAGGTCGACGGCTCCATCGTCGGCGCGATGGTGGTGGTGGCCGGGATCGGTGGCAAACGACTGCTCAGGGCCGCGGAGGAGGGCGCGCGCTACGTCGTCACCCAGCTCGAACTGTCCGAGCTGCAGGAGTCCCGCGAGCGGCTGGCCATCGCCGAGGTGCGCGCGCTGCGGGCGCAGATCTCGCCGCACTTCATCTACAACGCGCTGACCACGATCTCCTCGCTGGTGCGCACCGATCCCTCGCAGGCACGGGACCTGTTGCAGGAGTTCGCCGAGTTCACCCGCTACTCCTTCCGCAACGCCGGGCCGTACGTGACGCTCGCCGACGAGCTGCGCAACATCGACCGCTACCTGACGCTGGAGCGCGCCCGCTACGGCAACGACCGGCTCAACGTGAAGCTGCAGATCGCGCCGGAGGTGCTGCCCGTCGTCGTGCCGTTCCTGACGCTGCAACCGCTGGTGGAGAACGCGGTCCGGCACGGGCTGGCCAGCAAGCCGGGTGGCGGCACGGTCACCGTCGCCGCGATCGACGACGGCGCCGAAGCCGTGATCAGCGTCGAGGACGACGGTGTCGGCATGGACCCGCAGCGGCTGCGCGAGGCCACCGACAACGCTCACATGACCGGCGCCCACGTCGGCCTCGGCAACGTCGACGACCGGCTGCGCAGGGCCTTCGGCAACGACTACGGCCTGGTCGTGGAGACCAACCTCAACGCGGGCACCAAGGTCGTGCTGCGGGTGCCGAAGTTCGCCGTCGGCGTGCACGCGCCGCCGCCCGCGCCGGTCGGATGA
- a CDS encoding S49 family peptidase, producing the protein MSVTEKLAARLPILGNQGERAPVVAVVRLHGVITPNPSPVARGALNLQALESALTKAFEHDRLAAVALLINSPGGSPTQSALIATRIRELADEKKVPVLAFCEDAAASGGYWLACAADEIYAHGTSMVGSIGVINSGFGLDRVLERFGVQRRLHTAGTNKSRLDPFSPEKPEDVEWMRGMLDQLHVQFTDWVKQRRGDRLRGTDEELFNGEVWLGTKAAELGLTDGVGTLRQVVTKRWKRAEITVTEPKKPLLAKLGIGASALFGSPADKVLAAVEAVEHRAWWSRLGL; encoded by the coding sequence ATGAGCGTGACCGAGAAGCTGGCCGCCCGTCTGCCCATCCTCGGCAACCAGGGCGAGCGCGCGCCCGTCGTCGCCGTTGTCCGCCTGCACGGAGTGATCACCCCCAACCCGTCACCGGTCGCCAGGGGAGCGCTCAACCTGCAGGCCCTGGAATCCGCGCTGACCAAGGCCTTCGAGCACGACCGGCTCGCCGCGGTGGCGCTGCTGATCAACTCGCCCGGCGGCTCGCCGACCCAGTCCGCGCTGATCGCGACGCGCATCCGCGAGCTGGCCGACGAGAAGAAGGTGCCGGTGCTGGCCTTCTGCGAGGACGCGGCCGCCTCCGGCGGCTACTGGCTGGCCTGCGCCGCCGACGAGATCTACGCGCACGGCACCTCGATGGTCGGCTCCATCGGCGTGATCAACTCCGGCTTCGGCCTCGACCGGGTGCTGGAGCGCTTCGGCGTGCAGCGGCGGCTGCACACCGCGGGCACCAACAAGTCCAGGCTCGACCCGTTCAGCCCGGAGAAGCCCGAGGACGTCGAGTGGATGCGCGGCATGCTCGACCAGCTGCACGTGCAGTTCACCGACTGGGTGAAGCAGCGGCGCGGGGACCGGTTGCGCGGGACGGACGAGGAGCTGTTCAACGGTGAGGTCTGGCTCGGCACGAAGGCCGCCGAGCTGGGGCTGACCGACGGGGTCGGCACCCTGCGCCAGGTGGTCACCAAGCGCTGGAAGCGTGCGGAGATCACGGTGACCGAACCGAAGAAACCGCTGCTCGCCAAGCTCGGCATCGGGGCGAGCGCGCTGTTCGGCTCGCCCGCCGACAAGGTCCTCGCCGCCGTGGAGGCCGTCGAGCACCGCGCCTGGTGGTCCCGCCTGGGGTTGTAG
- a CDS encoding LytR/AlgR family response regulator transcription factor: MSTNGKPAGLIVLAIDDEPNNLDEIGYLLDSNPRVRRVLLAGDATEALSILRGADPEVHHRLRNNIAPVDAVFADIQMPGLSGMELARLMVGVQPAPALVFITGFEEYALGAYELGALDYIVKPPREDRIERVLGLVERTQLTAQLETAAAAVSEPVEEEVIPVELAGTTKLIPRSSVRWVEAQGDYARLHTSDGSSHLVRIPLAQLEEKWADAGFVRIHRSYLVALPLITELKMVSSGYTVRLGNEAGAPELPVSRRHTRELKDRLVRAPKNNWGQR; encoded by the coding sequence GTGAGTACGAACGGAAAGCCAGCGGGGCTCATCGTCTTGGCCATCGACGATGAGCCCAACAACCTGGACGAAATCGGGTACCTGCTGGATTCCAATCCGCGGGTGCGGCGGGTGCTGTTGGCCGGCGACGCCACCGAGGCGCTGAGCATCCTGCGCGGCGCCGACCCCGAGGTGCACCACCGGTTGCGCAACAACATCGCGCCGGTGGACGCGGTCTTCGCGGACATCCAGATGCCCGGCCTGTCCGGGATGGAGCTGGCCAGGCTGATGGTCGGCGTGCAGCCCGCTCCCGCGCTGGTGTTCATCACCGGTTTCGAGGAGTACGCGCTGGGCGCCTACGAGCTCGGCGCGCTGGACTACATCGTGAAGCCGCCGCGCGAGGACCGGATCGAGCGGGTGCTCGGGCTGGTCGAGCGCACGCAGCTGACCGCCCAGCTGGAGACCGCGGCCGCCGCCGTCTCGGAGCCGGTCGAGGAAGAGGTCATCCCGGTCGAGCTGGCGGGCACCACCAAGCTCATCCCGCGCTCCTCGGTGCGGTGGGTGGAGGCGCAGGGCGACTACGCGCGGCTGCACACCTCCGACGGCAGCAGCCACCTGGTGCGCATCCCGCTGGCCCAGCTCGAGGAGAAGTGGGCCGACGCGGGCTTCGTCCGCATCCACCGCTCGTACCTGGTCGCGCTGCCGTTGATCACCGAGCTGAAGATGGTGTCCTCCGGCTACACGGTGCGGCTGGGCAACGAGGCAGGGGCGCCCGAGCTCCCGGTCAGCCGCAGGCACACCAGGGAGCTGAAGGACCGCCTGGTCCGCGCACCCAAGAACAACTGGGGTCAGCGGTGA
- a CDS encoding sodium/solute symporter: MVQNNWALGGVILAMALTIGVGVYAGRRSKTTPDFLVASRTIRPHANAAAIAGEYLSAASFLGVAGLVFTKGATGLWYPFGYAGGYLALLLFVAAPLRRSGAYTVPDFAEARLGSVGVRRLCTAVVVLLGWWYLVPQFQGAGLTLSTFTGVPPWLGGLAVAATVTINVIGGGMRAITLVQAFQYYLKLFALAFPAFLLFFVFLNDDKAEYRSLSEPLPPAFARETTIDVTTPVRLQVPQTVSLRAKGVIDGAPVDGGAIWAAGTVKSVGKDTKLVFPAGAPVPSVTTAAADNASWLRPMSGGWPQVLEIWSLMFATFFGTMGLPHVLVRFYTNPDGSSARTTTLYVLVLVGGFYLFSLIFAGLSRLYVPELLVTGQDNTAVLLLPSAMLDNWFGQLLAALTAAGAFAAFLSTSSGLVVSVAGVLSTDVLPGRVRDFRLATVFASTVPIVCALLFPNLGAAQAVGLALCLAASTFCPLLILGIWYRGLTPFGATMGILTGGGVVLGSTAYVLLTTSTSGWVNSLVAQPGMISVPLSFLSMWFFSKLTPRSVPRDVSQVMLRMHAPDRLGFTKDRDVQRFGNQSQPPVDVSKRTTTTLTGWANRRQRK; the protein is encoded by the coding sequence ATGGTGCAGAACAACTGGGCGCTGGGCGGGGTCATCCTCGCGATGGCGCTCACCATCGGCGTCGGCGTCTACGCGGGCCGCCGGTCCAAGACGACACCGGACTTCCTCGTCGCGTCCAGGACGATCCGCCCGCACGCCAACGCGGCCGCCATCGCGGGCGAGTACCTCTCCGCCGCGTCGTTCCTCGGCGTCGCCGGGCTGGTGTTCACCAAGGGGGCCACCGGGCTGTGGTACCCCTTCGGCTACGCGGGCGGGTACCTGGCGCTGCTGCTGTTCGTCGCGGCCCCGCTGCGCCGTTCCGGCGCCTACACCGTGCCGGACTTCGCCGAGGCCCGGCTGGGCTCGGTCGGGGTGCGCAGGCTGTGCACGGCGGTCGTCGTGCTGCTCGGCTGGTGGTACCTGGTGCCGCAGTTCCAGGGGGCCGGGCTGACCCTGTCCACCTTCACCGGGGTGCCACCGTGGCTGGGCGGGCTCGCCGTCGCGGCCACCGTCACGATCAACGTGATCGGCGGCGGCATGCGGGCGATCACCCTGGTCCAGGCGTTCCAGTACTACCTGAAGCTGTTCGCGCTGGCGTTCCCGGCGTTCCTGCTGTTCTTCGTCTTCCTGAACGACGACAAGGCCGAGTACCGGTCGCTGTCGGAGCCGCTGCCGCCCGCGTTCGCCCGCGAGACCACGATCGACGTGACCACCCCGGTCAGGCTCCAGGTGCCGCAGACGGTGTCACTGCGGGCGAAGGGCGTGATCGACGGCGCTCCGGTCGACGGCGGCGCGATCTGGGCGGCGGGCACGGTCAAGTCGGTCGGCAAGGACACCAAGCTGGTCTTCCCGGCCGGGGCGCCGGTCCCCTCGGTCACCACCGCCGCCGCCGACAACGCCAGCTGGCTACGGCCGATGTCCGGCGGCTGGCCCCAGGTGCTGGAGATCTGGTCGCTGATGTTCGCGACCTTCTTCGGCACGATGGGGCTGCCGCACGTCCTGGTCCGCTTCTACACCAACCCGGACGGCTCCTCCGCCCGCACCACCACGCTCTACGTGCTGGTCCTGGTCGGCGGGTTCTACCTGTTCTCGCTGATCTTCGCGGGGCTGTCCCGGTTGTACGTGCCGGAGCTGCTGGTCACCGGCCAGGACAACACCGCGGTGCTGCTGCTGCCGAGCGCGATGCTGGACAACTGGTTCGGCCAGCTGCTGGCCGCGCTGACCGCGGCCGGGGCGTTCGCGGCGTTCCTGTCCACCTCCTCCGGTCTGGTGGTCAGCGTGGCGGGCGTGCTCTCCACCGACGTGCTGCCGGGCCGGGTGCGGGACTTCCGGCTGGCCACGGTCTTCGCCTCGACGGTGCCGATCGTGTGCGCGCTGCTGTTCCCCAACCTCGGTGCGGCGCAGGCGGTCGGCCTCGCGCTGTGCCTGGCCGCGTCCACGTTCTGCCCGTTGCTGATCCTGGGCATCTGGTACCGCGGGCTCACCCCGTTCGGCGCCACCATGGGCATCCTCACCGGCGGCGGGGTGGTGCTCGGCTCGACCGCCTACGTCCTGCTCACCACCTCGACAAGCGGCTGGGTCAACTCGCTGGTGGCGCAGCCCGGCATGATCAGCGTGCCGCTGTCGTTCCTGTCGATGTGGTTCTTCAGCAAGCTCACGCCGAGGAGCGTGCCCAGGGACGTCTCCCAGGTGATGCTCCGGATGCACGCACCCGATCGGCTGGGATTCACCAAGGACCGTGACGTGCAGCGGTTCGGCAACCAGTCCCAGCCCCCGGTCGACGTGTCCAAGCGGACCACGACCACCCTGACCGGTTGGGCCAACCGGCGGCAGCGCAAATAG
- a CDS encoding DUF485 domain-containing protein, with protein MSSTERPVSGGAPDQEVWATMQASPEFGDLRRRLRRFVFPMTALFLGWYLLYVILADYAHGFMSIKVVGNINIGLVLGLLQFVSTFLITTLYVRHANKHLDPLAEDLRHKVEKEGA; from the coding sequence GTGAGTTCCACCGAGCGGCCTGTGAGCGGTGGTGCGCCTGACCAGGAGGTCTGGGCCACCATGCAGGCCAGCCCCGAGTTCGGCGACCTGCGTCGCCGGCTGCGGCGGTTCGTCTTCCCGATGACCGCGCTGTTCCTCGGCTGGTACCTGCTCTACGTGATCCTGGCGGACTACGCGCACGGCTTCATGAGCATCAAGGTGGTCGGCAACATCAACATCGGCTTGGTGCTCGGCCTGCTCCAGTTCGTCTCCACGTTCCTCATCACCACGCTGTACGTGCGGCACGCGAACAAGCACCTCGACCCGCTGGCCGAGGACCTCCGGCACAAGGTCGAGAAGGAGGGCGCGTGA
- a CDS encoding solute symporter family protein, producing the protein MNLAQTATVAGSPLLNISIFAAFVVITLVVVFRASKNTKSAADYYAAGRAFTGPQNGIAIAGDYLSAASFLGIAGAIAINGYDGFMYSIGFLVAWLVALLLVAELLRNTGKYTMADVLSFRMRQRPVRTAAAISTLAVSFFYLLAQMAGAGGLIALLLGVTDSWAQAGVIAIVGVLMIVYVLIGGMKGTTWVQIIKAVLLITGAAVMTLWVLAQYGVNLSSLLGAAVENSPKVGEKLLNPGLQYGKTGLTQLDFLSLGLALVLGTAGLPHILMRFYTVPTAKEARRSVVWAIWLIGIFYLFTLVLGYGAAAIVGPDAIKKAPGAANSAAPLLAYELGGTLLLGLIAAVAFATILAVVAGLTITAAASFAHDIYANVIKKGEVEDKHAEVRVARRTAVVIGVLSILGGILANGQNIAFLVALAFAVAASANLPTILYSLFWKRFNTTGALWSIYGGLTITVVLIVFSPVVSGKPVDPATGKSASMLQGVDFHWFPLDNPGLVSIPLSFLLGYLGTVLSKEKANEAKYAEMEVRALTGAGAEKAVDH; encoded by the coding sequence GTGAACCTGGCCCAGACGGCGACGGTCGCCGGATCGCCCCTGCTGAACATCAGCATCTTCGCCGCGTTCGTGGTGATCACGCTGGTCGTGGTGTTCCGGGCGAGCAAGAACACCAAGTCCGCCGCCGACTACTACGCGGCGGGGCGCGCGTTCACCGGCCCGCAGAACGGCATCGCCATCGCCGGTGACTACCTCTCGGCGGCGTCGTTCCTCGGCATCGCGGGAGCCATCGCGATCAACGGCTACGACGGCTTCATGTACTCCATCGGCTTCCTGGTGGCGTGGCTGGTGGCGTTGCTGCTGGTCGCGGAGCTGCTGCGGAACACGGGCAAGTACACGATGGCCGACGTGCTCAGCTTCCGGATGCGCCAGCGCCCGGTGCGCACCGCCGCGGCGATCTCCACCCTCGCGGTGTCCTTCTTCTACCTGCTCGCGCAGATGGCGGGCGCGGGCGGCCTGATCGCGCTGCTGCTCGGCGTCACCGACAGCTGGGCGCAGGCGGGCGTGATCGCGATCGTGGGCGTTCTGATGATCGTCTACGTGCTGATCGGCGGTATGAAGGGCACCACGTGGGTGCAGATCATCAAGGCGGTCCTGCTGATCACCGGCGCGGCCGTGATGACGCTGTGGGTGCTCGCGCAGTACGGGGTGAACCTGTCCTCGCTGCTGGGCGCCGCGGTGGAGAACAGCCCGAAGGTGGGGGAGAAGCTGCTCAACCCGGGTCTGCAGTACGGCAAGACCGGGCTGACCCAGCTGGACTTCCTCTCGCTCGGCCTCGCGCTGGTGCTCGGCACCGCGGGCCTTCCGCACATCCTGATGCGCTTCTACACCGTGCCGACGGCCAAGGAGGCCCGCCGCTCGGTGGTCTGGGCGATCTGGCTGATCGGCATCTTCTACCTGTTCACCCTGGTCCTCGGTTACGGGGCGGCGGCCATCGTCGGCCCGGACGCGATCAAGAAGGCGCCCGGCGCGGCGAACTCGGCCGCCCCGCTGCTGGCCTACGAGCTCGGCGGCACGCTGCTGCTCGGCCTGATCGCCGCGGTCGCCTTCGCCACGATCCTGGCGGTCGTCGCGGGCCTGACGATCACGGCGGCGGCCTCCTTCGCGCACGACATCTACGCCAACGTGATCAAGAAGGGCGAGGTCGAGGACAAGCACGCGGAGGTCAGGGTCGCCCGCAGGACCGCGGTCGTCATCGGCGTCCTGTCCATCCTCGGCGGCATCCTGGCCAACGGGCAGAACATCGCCTTCCTGGTCGCGCTGGCCTTCGCCGTCGCGGCGTCGGCGAACTTGCCGACGATCCTGTACTCGCTGTTCTGGAAGCGGTTCAACACCACCGGCGCGCTGTGGAGCATCTACGGCGGCCTGACGATCACCGTGGTGCTGATCGTGTTCTCGCCGGTGGTCTCCGGCAAGCCGGTCGACCCGGCGACCGGCAAGAGCGCGTCGATGCTGCAGGGCGTGGACTTCCACTGGTTCCCGCTGGACAACCCGGGCCTGGTGTCGATCCCGCTGTCCTTCCTGCTCGGCTACCTCGGCACGGTGCTGAGCAAGGAGAAGGCGAACGAGGCCAAGTACGCGGAGATGGAGGTGCGCGCGCTGACCGGCGCGGGTGCCGAGAAGGCCGTCGACCACTGA